A DNA window from uncultured Methanoregula sp. contains the following coding sequences:
- a CDS encoding LA2681 family HEPN domain-containing protein, which yields MKIHENLEEARKYFDHGDVPQSKNIILEVEKKLQTIPESSYYSQVHANLGSLMIDLGAVAGDKDLIIRGKHHTEYPIKTKPESEITVGQFYNLANGYIALWDSDKRESLNEGRIDENYQAAKHYFRKALDLAKKPETSLDRNLRAQINTNFGNCLCSVGREVEAFSFYDSALKYDKNFGMALGNKAIELQWLAFLAHGHTHLFLIESQRLYQEALKQPLPREADLIFEKNHAAVDSIIKKHTGMKPENHINSDPISQFHEFSRNFCVKHQLYLTPTTFVGKKNDMVFGDPMFISRFVEKISDAHIVDRHITFLNQIKQDFVVARYLLIQSQYQSTAVDTIDKDVILFDPLDYSVHNAYIEFLKLSLKLTMDTFDKIAQFVREYCGIQKPSARNTHFRTIWTQDKLHDTLRPEFAARKNKFLFALFDLALDLKDDGYYREIYECRNAVTHRFLIVHEMRIPEDHSDITSRISREYLFETTITAMQLLRAAVMYLILFVDIEEKKKRKPDERYGQLPMHRVSPYHQWRPYHGDDN from the coding sequence ATGAAAATTCATGAAAATCTTGAAGAAGCACGCAAATATTTCGATCACGGGGATGTACCGCAATCAAAAAATATTATTTTAGAAGTCGAAAAAAAGCTGCAAACGATTCCAGAATCGTCGTATTATTCACAAGTGCATGCAAATCTCGGAAGTTTGATGATTGATTTAGGCGCTGTCGCTGGTGACAAAGATTTGATTATACGTGGCAAACATCATACCGAATACCCAATCAAGACCAAACCAGAATCTGAAATAACTGTTGGACAATTCTATAACCTGGCTAATGGCTATATCGCATTGTGGGATTCAGATAAAAGAGAATCGTTGAACGAAGGCAGAATCGATGAAAATTATCAAGCAGCAAAACATTATTTCCGCAAAGCATTGGATCTTGCAAAAAAGCCAGAAACCTCCTTGGATCGTAACCTTCGAGCTCAGATTAATACAAACTTTGGTAATTGTCTCTGTTCTGTAGGGAGGGAGGTTGAAGCATTTTCTTTCTATGATTCCGCGTTAAAATATGACAAAAATTTTGGAATGGCATTAGGAAATAAAGCGATTGAATTACAATGGCTCGCTTTTTTAGCGCATGGTCATACACATCTCTTCCTCATCGAATCGCAACGCCTTTACCAGGAGGCATTAAAACAACCCCTACCACGTGAGGCAGACCTGATTTTTGAAAAAAATCACGCTGCTGTCGACTCTATTATCAAGAAACATACCGGAATGAAACCGGAAAATCATATTAATTCAGACCCTATATCGCAATTCCATGAATTTTCACGTAATTTTTGCGTTAAACATCAACTCTATCTTACGCCTACAACGTTTGTCGGTAAAAAGAACGATATGGTGTTCGGAGATCCCATGTTCATATCCAGATTTGTTGAAAAAATTTCCGATGCACATATCGTGGATCGGCATATCACATTTCTCAATCAAATCAAGCAGGATTTCGTCGTTGCACGGTATCTTCTCATTCAGTCTCAATATCAGTCCACTGCAGTTGACACAATTGATAAAGATGTGATCCTTTTTGATCCTCTCGACTATTCAGTTCACAATGCGTACATCGAATTCCTGAAATTATCATTAAAATTGACTATGGATACTTTCGATAAAATCGCGCAGTTTGTTCGGGAATATTGTGGAATACAAAAGCCCTCTGCGCGAAATACACATTTTCGGACTATTTGGACACAAGACAAGTTACATGATACACTTCGTCCTGAATTCGCTGCAAGGAAAAATAAATTTTTATTTGCCTTATTCGATCTGGCTTTAGATTTAAAAGATGACGGATATTATCGGGAAATCTATGAATGCCGAAATGCTGTCACACACCGGTTTTTAATCGTGCATGAAATGAGGATCCCAGAAGATCATTCAGATATAACGTCAAGAATTAGTAGGGAATATCTTTTCGAAACAACGATAACCGCTATGCAATTACTCAGAGCCGCAGTAATGTATCTCATTCTGTTTGTTGATATCGAAGAAAAAAAGAAACGCAAACCAGATGAAAGGTACGGTCAATTGCCCATGCATCGGGTATCTCCTTACCATCAATGGCGACCTTATCATGGAGACGATAATTAA
- a CDS encoding Fic family protein, producing MQKLPEKPQVNWDESLNLADEKFNKDDSFHKDVAEYNRRYLYWDEMKYRVEDADRRKAIWGLMKFLRIMRYERITIAKLNMNYSFIPEIVKGLHTIDRYLSGTIQIHNKTIRMEQSYIINSLMEEAIASSILEGAATTRKAAKEMLRKGRKPKNHAEQMILNNYEVMRFIREKRDTPLTKELILEIHRIVTKGTIDEAYVGKFRTENDVVVVDPGDGTVFHTPPDHSEIEGFIGQFCKFANRTEEGSDRTTGDFIHPVIKGIILHYLIGYFHPFNDGNGRTARSIFYWYVLSQGYWLFEYMAISRILLRSKKKYGLAYLYTEYDDNDLTYFLKYNISCIIQALDDLLEYLERKQSEQNATNAIITKIRDINPRQATILRYMMEHSDEYFIIRQISQMFDVVYQTARTDLMHLAELKYVTMDRRGREFIFIFNEHSELWEQKKEPVKNTDKQQKQLLDFPDPA from the coding sequence ATGCAGAAACTACCTGAAAAACCGCAGGTTAACTGGGATGAATCCCTGAACCTTGCGGATGAAAAATTCAACAAGGATGATAGTTTCCATAAGGATGTGGCGGAATATAACCGGCGCTATCTCTATTGGGATGAGATGAAATACCGTGTTGAGGACGCAGATCGAAGGAAAGCAATCTGGGGATTGATGAAATTCCTTCGGATTATGCGATATGAACGGATTACGATTGCAAAACTCAATATGAATTACTCGTTCATCCCGGAAATTGTCAAAGGGCTCCATACAATCGATCGCTATCTTTCAGGAACGATCCAGATCCATAACAAGACCATCCGGATGGAACAGTCGTATATTATCAACTCGCTCATGGAAGAAGCAATAGCGTCCAGTATACTCGAAGGTGCCGCAACGACCCGGAAGGCCGCAAAAGAGATGCTCCGGAAAGGCCGCAAGCCCAAGAACCACGCCGAACAGATGATCCTGAATAACTATGAGGTCATGCGGTTCATTCGGGAGAAGAGAGACACCCCCCTCACAAAGGAATTGATCCTTGAGATTCACCGGATTGTCACGAAAGGCACGATTGACGAAGCATATGTCGGGAAGTTCAGGACGGAAAATGATGTGGTGGTTGTAGACCCGGGGGACGGGACGGTCTTCCATACACCTCCGGATCATTCCGAAATAGAGGGGTTCATTGGGCAGTTCTGCAAGTTCGCAAACAGGACGGAGGAAGGGTCGGACCGGACAACCGGTGATTTCATCCATCCGGTAATTAAGGGAATTATCCTGCACTATCTTATCGGATATTTCCATCCGTTTAATGACGGGAATGGGAGGACGGCGCGGAGTATCTTCTATTGGTATGTGCTCTCTCAGGGATACTGGCTCTTTGAATATATGGCAATCTCCCGTATACTTCTCCGCTCAAAAAAGAAGTACGGGCTGGCATATCTTTACACAGAATATGATGACAATGATCTCACGTACTTCCTAAAATACAATATTTCCTGTATAATCCAAGCGCTCGATGATCTTCTGGAATATCTTGAACGCAAACAGAGCGAACAGAATGCCACGAACGCGATCATTACAAAGATCCGGGATATCAACCCCCGTCAGGCAACCATCCTTCGGTACATGATGGAGCACTCCGACGAGTATTTCATCATTAGACAGATATCGCAGATGTTCGATGTGGTCTACCAGACAGCACGTACAGATCTCATGCATCTTGCTGAACTCAAATATGTAACCATGGACCGACGGGGAAGAGAGTTTATCTTCATCTTTAACGAACATTCTGAATTATGGGAACAGAAGAAAGAACCCGTAAAAAATACTGATAAACAACAGAAACAGCTTCTGGACTTCCCGGACCCCGCGTGA
- a CDS encoding V-type ATPase 116kDa subunit family protein — MLQKMERIQVIGPKGDLGQVVDTLYRAGTLHLEDAPAIIPQSEIPLSRLRQDEAGDVAGVLGRIDAIFSTLPVIRDDPVLQERFRTSLGSTTHAGPVARALEIIRTLETTTKDLSAKKAELTLSIATLNRYAKVLEIIHPVEKELPALEGFEVTILLIQEEHRDAIELIRTEIGTITGNRFEMTATTVDAETLAAIMVFPKRFSEAVHAFIYSVNVNEVRLPREYAGKPFYEMYALLEEKRIEAEGEIVRIDKELLALSNAWYQELVVLRKRLGEIHGELGAYRNFGISEYTFVIMGWIPKKYLKRTRQAMKDAFGDRVIIRVLPVTEKDLEEAPVFYDNPWWVKPFEFIMQLVAPPRYREIDPSPILAIFFPLFFGIMVGDIGYGLIILAFALVIRYRFRAIAFAKNLADILLISSIPTIFFGFLFGEFFGDLGETMGWIHPVNFLGISWNRVDAMIPMLIFAIAIGVIHVFLGLFIGIRNALILRKRKHLLEKTGMLLVITGIIVLVLILAGVVPEFAIYPVVVIMVLGLPMILMGAGVFGTIEVMSTVGNILSYARLMAIGMASVILAMVANRLGGAFEIAIIGIIVAVLLHTLNVVLAMFSPSIHSVRLHLVEFFSKFYEGGGTVYRPFKKEVELKGPGE; from the coding sequence ATGCTCCAGAAGATGGAACGCATCCAAGTTATCGGGCCGAAAGGAGATCTGGGACAAGTAGTTGATACGCTGTACCGGGCCGGCACCCTGCACCTTGAGGATGCACCGGCAATAATCCCCCAGAGCGAGATCCCGCTCAGCCGGCTCCGGCAGGACGAGGCCGGGGATGTAGCCGGGGTTCTTGGCAGGATCGACGCGATCTTCTCGACCCTGCCTGTCATCAGGGATGATCCGGTCCTCCAGGAGCGGTTCCGGACATCCCTCGGGAGCACGACCCATGCCGGGCCGGTTGCCCGGGCCCTGGAGATCATCCGCACGCTCGAGACGACAACAAAGGATCTCTCGGCAAAGAAAGCCGAACTCACCCTCTCGATTGCAACCCTGAACCGGTATGCAAAAGTCCTCGAGATCATCCACCCGGTGGAAAAGGAGCTGCCTGCCCTCGAGGGCTTCGAAGTCACGATCCTCCTCATCCAGGAAGAGCACCGGGATGCCATCGAGCTGATACGAACAGAGATCGGGACGATCACCGGCAACCGGTTCGAGATGACGGCAACAACGGTCGATGCCGAAACCCTTGCCGCGATCATGGTCTTCCCGAAGAGATTCTCCGAGGCCGTCCATGCCTTCATCTATTCCGTGAACGTGAACGAGGTCCGGCTCCCGAGGGAGTATGCCGGCAAGCCGTTCTACGAGATGTATGCTCTCCTCGAGGAGAAGCGGATAGAAGCCGAGGGAGAGATCGTCCGCATAGACAAGGAGCTCCTCGCCCTCTCCAATGCCTGGTACCAGGAGCTCGTTGTCTTACGAAAGCGGCTCGGGGAGATCCACGGCGAGCTGGGCGCGTACCGGAATTTCGGCATCTCGGAGTACACCTTCGTCATCATGGGCTGGATCCCGAAAAAATACCTGAAGAGAACCCGGCAGGCCATGAAGGACGCTTTCGGGGACCGGGTGATTATCCGGGTACTCCCGGTCACGGAGAAGGATCTGGAAGAGGCCCCGGTCTTTTACGATAACCCCTGGTGGGTGAAGCCGTTTGAGTTCATCATGCAGCTCGTTGCCCCGCCCCGGTACCGGGAGATCGACCCCTCGCCAATCCTTGCCATTTTCTTCCCGCTCTTCTTCGGGATCATGGTCGGGGATATCGGGTACGGCCTCATCATCCTTGCGTTCGCGCTCGTGATCCGGTACCGGTTCAGGGCTATCGCGTTTGCAAAGAACCTGGCCGATATCCTGTTAATCTCGTCCATCCCGACCATCTTCTTCGGTTTCCTGTTCGGCGAGTTCTTTGGCGACCTGGGAGAGACGATGGGCTGGATCCACCCGGTCAATTTCCTCGGCATATCGTGGAACCGGGTGGATGCGATGATCCCGATGCTCATCTTTGCAATCGCTATCGGCGTCATCCATGTCTTCCTCGGCCTTTTCATCGGCATCCGGAACGCGCTGATCCTCAGGAAGAGAAAACACCTCCTGGAGAAGACGGGGATGCTTCTCGTGATCACCGGCATCATCGTCCTCGTCCTGATACTTGCCGGCGTTGTGCCCGAGTTCGCGATCTACCCTGTGGTCGTCATCATGGTTCTCGGGCTGCCGATGATCCTGATGGGGGCCGGGGTGTTCGGGACGATCGAGGTGATGAGCACGGTGGGAAACATCCTCTCGTACGCCCGGCTGATGGCGATCGGGATGGCCTCGGTCATCCTCGCGATGGTGGCGAACCGGCTGGGCGGGGCATTCGAGATCGCGATCATCGGCATCATCGTCGCGGTCCTGCTCCATACGCTCAATGTCGTGCTCGCGATGTTCTCCCCCTCGATCCATTCGGTGCGTCTCCACCTTGTCGAGTTCTTCTCGAAGTTCTACGAGGGGGGCGGTACGGTGTACCGGCCGTTCAAAAAGGAGGTGGAGCTGAAGGGGCCGGGGGAGTGA
- a CDS encoding V-type ATPase subunit subunit G family protein: METDTEKTLLQQIREKETELAARVDRARLEADTAVDAAKAEAEDLLCTADKAAKVTSEQVYWKERGRTETEIEDLRRAAELELETVSFQGEKNVPAAVERIVRYVTGE, from the coding sequence ATGGAAACGGATACCGAGAAGACGCTCCTGCAGCAGATACGGGAGAAGGAGACTGAGCTGGCCGCGAGAGTGGACCGGGCCCGCCTGGAGGCAGATACGGCCGTGGATGCAGCAAAAGCGGAGGCCGAAGACCTCCTCTGCACGGCGGACAAGGCTGCAAAAGTGACATCCGAACAGGTGTACTGGAAGGAGCGGGGGAGGACCGAGACCGAGATAGAAGATCTCAGACGCGCGGCTGAACTGGAGCTGGAGACCGTTTCATTCCAGGGAGAGAAGAATGTGCCGGCAGCCGTGGAACGGATAGTCAGGTACGTGACCGGGGAATGA
- a CDS encoding DUF1646 family protein, producing the protein MEILATLGLVIIFILVLVLPFRVKCIEHNLEVFLFACGVAALTLSGLITIPGEQTGWSLAIIAEALISPLKIATIFGIPIGIVQIVLVVGLLIYFFYHRMQGAILGLIDRVSLKWVVFLLIVVLGLVSSIISAILAAIVLVEIVNALPVVRKAKIEVTVVSCFSIGLGAGLTPLGEPLTTIVVSKLSGAPYYAGFTFLFDNLAIYIIPAVIALGIVGVFLFNRSNTGDTKLECLVERESIRDILLRAAKVYLFIMALIFLGEGFKPLILEYVIGIPPAGLYWVNIVSAVLDNATLAAAEISPALSLPQITSALMGLLIAGGMLIPGNIPNIIAACKLGITSKEWAQVGLPLGVALMAVFFAILFIPAWLGFA; encoded by the coding sequence ATGGAGATCCTCGCAACACTCGGGTTAGTTATCATATTCATCCTTGTACTGGTCCTCCCGTTCCGGGTGAAATGTATCGAGCACAACCTCGAAGTTTTCCTGTTTGCCTGCGGAGTTGCCGCCCTCACGCTCTCGGGTCTCATCACGATCCCCGGGGAGCAGACCGGCTGGAGTCTCGCTATCATTGCCGAGGCTCTCATCTCCCCCCTCAAGATCGCAACCATCTTTGGCATCCCCATAGGGATCGTCCAGATCGTCCTTGTCGTCGGCCTTCTCATCTATTTCTTCTACCACCGGATGCAGGGCGCGATCCTCGGCCTGATCGATCGCGTTTCCCTGAAATGGGTGGTCTTTCTCTTAATTGTCGTCCTCGGCCTGGTTTCGAGCATCATCTCCGCGATCCTCGCAGCGATCGTCCTTGTCGAGATCGTCAATGCGCTGCCGGTGGTCCGGAAGGCCAAGATCGAGGTTACGGTCGTCTCCTGCTTCTCGATAGGCCTCGGGGCCGGGCTCACTCCTCTGGGGGAGCCGCTCACCACGATCGTGGTCTCGAAGCTCTCGGGAGCCCCCTATTATGCGGGCTTCACCTTCCTCTTCGACAATCTGGCTATCTACATCATCCCGGCAGTTATAGCGCTTGGTATTGTCGGTGTCTTTTTGTTCAACCGGAGCAATACCGGCGATACGAAACTGGAATGCCTTGTCGAGCGGGAGAGCATCCGGGACATACTCCTCCGGGCCGCGAAAGTCTACCTCTTCATCATGGCGCTCATCTTTCTCGGCGAGGGGTTCAAGCCCCTCATCCTCGAGTACGTCATCGGCATCCCCCCGGCAGGCCTGTACTGGGTGAATATCGTCTCGGCGGTGCTGGACAATGCCACGCTCGCGGCAGCCGAGATCAGCCCCGCCCTCTCCCTCCCGCAGATAACGAGCGCCCTCATGGGCCTCCTCATTGCCGGGGGCATGCTCATTCCCGGCAATATCCCGAACATCATCGCGGCCTGCAAGCTCGGGATCACGAGTAAAGAGTGGGCGCAGGTAGGGCTTCCGCTCGGTGTGGCCCTGATGGCGGTCTTCTTTGCCATCCTGTTCATCCCCGCATGGCTGGGGTTTGCCTGA
- a CDS encoding UPF0175 family protein — protein sequence MEFSIEDLTDQDFAILQLLHAGNDAPVKGEVAFQTEMFLIADYIEKISELAKFIPHTSGPYSEAAENGIRNLKSLGLVEEKYHEYHITPHGVAALGKAKPVFTAEQIEAIQDYKEFLNDLSRDEILLFVYVSYPDFIEKSAIYERVVRKRIPLAISLYKKGKVSLEKAAFLAGLPVEKFLDNEGL from the coding sequence ATGGAGTTTTCAATCGAAGATCTTACCGATCAGGACTTCGCAATATTGCAATTGCTGCACGCCGGCAACGATGCTCCTGTCAAAGGAGAGGTGGCGTTCCAGACGGAGATGTTCCTTATCGCAGATTATATCGAAAAGATCTCCGAGTTGGCGAAATTCATTCCCCACACCTCCGGTCCCTACAGCGAGGCAGCTGAAAATGGGATAAGAAATTTAAAATCCTTGGGGCTCGTGGAGGAAAAGTATCACGAATATCACATAACTCCCCATGGGGTTGCGGCACTCGGTAAGGCCAAACCTGTGTTTACAGCGGAACAGATCGAAGCGATTCAGGATTACAAGGAGTTTCTCAATGACCTGTCGCGTGACGAAATACTTCTTTTCGTTTATGTCTCATACCCGGATTTCATAGAGAAATCAGCAATCTATGAACGGGTAGTACGGAAGCGGATTCCCCTCGCAATCTCTCTCTATAAGAAAGGAAAAGTCAGCCTGGAGAAAGCCGCATTTTTGGCCGGGCTTCCGGTAGAGAAATTCCTTGATAATGAAGGCTTGTAA
- a CDS encoding winged helix-turn-helix domain-containing protein gives MAERRTPYEIYWEILVYCKTPRSFSAIISRCDLNSKTGQEYIAFLCGKGYLALTKEGERNTYSATEHARDYIALFTELYQNLFDRIPGFRL, from the coding sequence ATGGCGGAGCGGCGGACCCCCTACGAGATTTACTGGGAGATCCTCGTGTACTGCAAGACCCCCCGGTCGTTTTCGGCCATCATCAGCCGGTGCGATCTCAATTCCAAGACCGGGCAGGAGTATATCGCGTTCCTCTGCGGGAAAGGATATCTCGCCCTGACAAAAGAGGGGGAGCGGAATACCTATAGTGCAACGGAGCATGCCCGGGACTATATCGCGCTCTTCACCGAGCTGTACCAGAATCTCTTCGACCGGATCCCGGGGTTCCGGTTGTAG